In a single window of the Verrucomicrobiia bacterium genome:
- the asnB gene encoding asparagine synthase (glutamine-hydrolyzing): MCGIAGIVQRAGGPPPSEATLRRMLAQIRHRGPDQFGICLDERVALGNARLSIIDLGGGQQPITNEDGSLWIVFNGEIFNYLELRPELEARGHRFTTSSDTEVLLHLFEEYGPSGLNRLNGQFAFAVWDARRRRLFLARDRLGVRPLFYTQQNGQLLFGSEIKALLATGIVPAALNPAVLEQIFTYWSPLSPDTIFQGVVELPPGHYLEADGTDVSVKRYWAPAFPADVEAARNQASKATEAHAEELTQLLIEAVKVRLRADVPVGAYLSGGLDSSLITSLIRNHTSNRLDTFSIAFDDAHFDESAWQLQMARFLGTEHQVVRATHADIGNVFPEVVWHTEVPVMRTSPAPMFLLSKRVREAGYKVVLTGEGADEFLGGYDIFKEAKVRRFWAAQPASRRRPQLFQRLYPDIAGLAKSNPAMMAAFFRENLLEVGARDYSHAVRWRNGRRNCRFLTDAVRHAASAAGAGAFDRQIPDEFSRWSPLARAQFLEIKIFLSQYLLSSQGDRMGMAHSIEGRFPFLDFRVVEFCNQLPPALKLRGLQEKYLLKQVGRRWLPAEIWQRRKRPYRAPIHRSFFNDRSPEYVRELLSARCLAETGLFKPEMVAQLVQKIQSGRPVSESDDMVLVGVLSTQLLHSQFVAHFKPAPPISERDDVKVCRGRTALASVA; this comes from the coding sequence ATGTGTGGCATCGCTGGAATTGTTCAACGCGCCGGGGGGCCGCCGCCATCGGAAGCAACCCTGCGCCGGATGCTGGCGCAAATCCGCCACCGCGGTCCCGACCAGTTCGGCATCTGCCTCGATGAGCGGGTCGCGCTGGGCAACGCGCGGCTGAGCATCATCGATTTGGGCGGCGGGCAGCAGCCCATCACCAACGAAGACGGCTCGCTCTGGATTGTTTTCAACGGGGAAATTTTCAACTACCTCGAATTGCGTCCCGAGCTGGAGGCGCGGGGCCATCGCTTCACCACGTCGTCGGACACGGAAGTGTTGTTGCACCTGTTTGAAGAATATGGTCCCTCCGGACTCAACCGCCTCAACGGGCAGTTCGCCTTCGCGGTCTGGGACGCGCGGCGCCGGCGGTTGTTTCTGGCCCGGGATCGGCTGGGCGTGCGGCCGCTGTTCTACACGCAGCAAAACGGACAGTTGCTGTTCGGCTCGGAAATCAAGGCCCTCCTGGCCACGGGCATCGTGCCGGCCGCCCTCAATCCGGCGGTGCTGGAGCAAATCTTCACGTATTGGTCGCCGCTGTCGCCGGACACGATCTTTCAGGGCGTGGTGGAACTCCCGCCCGGACATTATCTGGAAGCCGATGGGACGGACGTTTCCGTCAAGCGTTACTGGGCACCGGCCTTTCCTGCGGACGTCGAGGCGGCGCGAAACCAGGCATCGAAGGCGACCGAAGCCCATGCCGAGGAACTGACGCAGTTGCTCATCGAAGCGGTGAAAGTGCGGTTGCGCGCCGACGTTCCCGTCGGGGCTTACTTGAGCGGCGGACTGGATTCCTCGCTGATCACCTCGCTCATTCGCAATCATACGAGCAACCGGCTCGATACATTCTCCATCGCGTTCGACGACGCCCACTTTGATGAGAGTGCGTGGCAATTGCAGATGGCCCGGTTCCTGGGCACCGAGCATCAAGTGGTGCGCGCGACGCATGCCGACATCGGCAACGTGTTTCCGGAGGTGGTGTGGCACACCGAGGTGCCGGTGATGCGGACTTCGCCCGCGCCGATGTTTCTGTTGTCCAAACGGGTGCGCGAGGCGGGCTACAAGGTGGTGCTGACGGGCGAGGGCGCCGACGAATTCCTGGGCGGTTACGACATTTTCAAGGAGGCCAAGGTGCGGCGTTTTTGGGCGGCGCAACCAGCTTCCCGCCGCCGGCCGCAATTGTTCCAACGGTTGTATCCGGACATCGCCGGACTGGCCAAAAGCAATCCCGCCATGATGGCCGCCTTCTTCCGGGAAAATCTGCTCGAAGTCGGGGCGCGCGATTACTCGCACGCCGTGCGCTGGCGCAATGGCAGACGCAACTGCCGGTTTCTGACGGACGCGGTCCGGCACGCAGCATCGGCCGCGGGCGCCGGCGCATTCGACCGGCAGATACCGGACGAATTCAGCCGGTGGAGTCCGCTGGCGCGGGCACAGTTTTTGGAAATCAAAATTTTCCTGTCGCAATATCTGTTGTCATCCCAGGGGGATCGCATGGGCATGGCGCACTCCATCGAGGGGCGGTTCCCGTTTTTGGATTTTCGCGTCGTGGAGTTTTGCAATCAGCTGCCGCCGGCCCTGAAGCTGCGCGGACTGCAGGAGAAGTATCTGCTGAAACAAGTCGGCCGGCGCTGGCTGCCCGCGGAAATCTGGCAACGGCGCAAACGGCCCTACCGGGCGCCGATTCATCGCAGCTTCTTCAATGACCGTTCGCCGGAATACGTCCGGGAGCTGCTGTCGGCGCGGTGCCTCGCGGAGACCGGTTTGTTCAAGCCGGAGATGGTGGCGCAACTGGTGCAAAAAATTCAATCCGGCCGGCCCGTGAGTGAATCGGATGACATGGTGCTCGTCGGGGTTTTGTCCACGCAGCTGCTCCATTCCCAATTCGTGGCCCATTTCAAACCGGCGCCACCCATTTCGGAGCGGGACGACGTGAAGGTTTGCCGCGGGCGAACCGCGCTCGCGTCCGTGGCGTAG
- a CDS encoding class I SAM-dependent methyltransferase: MPKRSTAGRLPEWLAYNGRQLRYYLSRALWESKAFIPGLRAQRRREAMIGPFGHWRELRAYQIQALKQHGLQPQHRILDIGCGPLQGGIPMIQYLEPSSYVGVDINPFKLAEGYREVARHGLAPKNPRLFHSEKFGAEHLDGQRFDFIWASQILYYFDDATLRNLLAFVAQKLAPNGKFLCDILGKCDRKLRSRSHLQWCRSVKRHSVKKFNQLGAPFGLQARATGRIDAFGYPRKLRLCSNVMIEVTHRQPPG; encoded by the coding sequence ATGCCAAAACGCTCAACAGCCGGGCGCTTGCCGGAATGGCTGGCCTACAACGGCCGTCAGCTCCGCTATTATCTGAGCCGGGCCTTGTGGGAGAGCAAGGCCTTCATCCCGGGCCTGCGCGCCCAACGCCGCCGCGAGGCCATGATCGGACCGTTCGGTCATTGGCGTGAGCTGCGGGCCTACCAAATCCAGGCCCTCAAACAGCACGGGCTCCAGCCGCAGCATCGCATTCTGGACATCGGTTGCGGCCCGCTGCAAGGCGGCATCCCCATGATTCAATACCTGGAGCCTTCGAGCTACGTTGGCGTGGACATCAATCCGTTCAAACTCGCGGAAGGGTATCGCGAAGTGGCGCGGCATGGCCTGGCCCCCAAAAATCCGCGGTTGTTTCATTCGGAAAAATTTGGCGCCGAGCATTTGGACGGCCAGCGTTTCGATTTCATCTGGGCCTCGCAAATCCTCTACTACTTCGACGACGCGACCCTCCGCAACCTGCTGGCGTTCGTGGCGCAAAAACTCGCGCCCAACGGCAAATTCCTCTGCGACATTCTCGGCAAATGCGACCGCAAGCTCCGTTCGCGCAGCCATCTGCAATGGTGCCGCTCGGTGAAGCGGCACTCGGTGAAAAAATTCAACCAGCTCGGGGCGCCGTTCGGATTGCAGGCGCGCGCCACCGGCCGGATCGATGCGTTCGGTTACCCGCGGAAATTGCGGCTGTGCTCGAACGTGATGATTGAGGTCACTCACCGCCAACCGCCGGGCTGA
- the nadE gene encoding NAD(+) synthase has translation MNSTSDPATTRKTPLSPALLRLDCERELAAICEGLRNTVLRRFRRRGVVVGLSGGVDSSVVAALAVRALGASQVVGLLMPERDSSEDTLPLSRLVAKHLGIEVVHEDITALLEAAGCYRRQIEAIRQVVPDYGPGCKSKIVLPSVVAEERYRIFSVVVQYPDGSTTTSRLDLTAYLALVAATNFKQRTRKMLEYYHADRLNFAVAGTPNRLEYDQGFFVKQGDGAADIKPIAHLYKTQVYELARFLGLPEEICSRPPTTDTYSLPQSQEEFYFSLPYDQMDLVLFAYNHGYGEAEVGRALQLKTEQVSRLFRDIEGKRKVAGYLHEPPVLIRPLADDR, from the coding sequence GGAAAACGCCCTTGTCTCCCGCCTTGCTGCGGCTGGATTGCGAGCGCGAGCTGGCCGCCATTTGCGAGGGCCTGCGGAACACCGTCCTCCGCCGTTTCCGCCGACGCGGCGTGGTGGTGGGCCTGTCGGGTGGTGTGGACAGCAGCGTGGTGGCCGCTTTGGCGGTCCGCGCGTTGGGCGCCTCCCAGGTGGTGGGGCTGCTGATGCCGGAGCGGGATTCGTCCGAGGACACACTGCCGCTCAGCCGATTGGTGGCGAAGCACCTGGGCATCGAGGTCGTGCACGAAGACATCACCGCCCTGCTCGAAGCGGCCGGTTGTTATCGCCGCCAAATCGAAGCCATCCGGCAGGTGGTGCCGGATTACGGTCCGGGCTGCAAATCCAAGATCGTCCTGCCCAGCGTGGTGGCCGAGGAGCGCTACCGGATTTTCAGCGTCGTGGTGCAATACCCGGACGGTTCCACCACGACGTCGCGGCTGGACCTGACGGCCTACCTGGCGCTGGTGGCGGCGACCAATTTCAAGCAGCGCACGCGCAAGATGCTCGAATATTACCACGCGGACCGGCTGAACTTTGCGGTGGCCGGCACGCCCAACCGGCTCGAATACGATCAAGGGTTCTTCGTCAAGCAGGGCGACGGCGCGGCGGACATCAAGCCCATCGCGCACCTTTACAAGACGCAGGTGTATGAGCTGGCCCGCTTCCTGGGCCTGCCGGAAGAAATCTGTTCCCGCCCGCCGACGACGGACACATATTCTCTGCCGCAGAGCCAGGAGGAATTTTATTTTTCACTGCCGTATGATCAGATGGACCTCGTGCTCTTCGCTTACAATCACGGCTACGGCGAGGCGGAAGTCGGCCGGGCGTTGCAGCTCAAAACCGAACAGGTGAGCCGGCTGTTCCGCGACATTGAAGGCAAGCGCAAGGTCGCTGGTTATTTGCACGAGCCACCAGTGTTGATCCGGCCGCTGGCTGATGACCGTTGA